One genomic region from Oncorhynchus gorbuscha isolate QuinsamMale2020 ecotype Even-year linkage group LG13, OgorEven_v1.0, whole genome shotgun sequence encodes:
- the LOC123993032 gene encoding protein YIF1B-like isoform X2 yields MDMDYTATQSGFTQYPKLRMRNTSKDRTDPSQLFHDTSAAPGVEPAGFPRQGVGVMGYPGQTLLSDPMSNLAMAYGSSLASQGKDLVDKNLDRFLPISKLKYYFAVDTVYVCKKLGLLVFPYMHQNWEVSYQQDTPVAPRFDINAPDLYIPAMGFITYILVSGLALGTQNRFTPEILGMQASSALVWLIMEVLAVLLSLYLVTVNTDLTTIDLVAFSGYKYVGMIVGVVAGLLFGRTGYYLTLLWCCISIFIFMIRTLRLKLLSEAAAQGVLIHGARNQLRMYLTMSIAAAQPIFMYWLTYHLVG; encoded by the exons ATGGACATGGATTACACAGCAACCCAAAGTGGGTTCACACAGT ATCCCAAATTGAGGATGAGGAACACGTCAAAGGACAGAACAGATCCCAGCCAGCTGTTTCACGACACCAGCGCAGCGCCGGGGGTGGAGCCCGCTGGGTTCCCGCGCCAGGGTGTTGGTGTGATGGGCTACCCCGGCCAGACCCTCCTCTCAGACCCCATGTCCAACTTGGCCATGGCGTACGGAAGCAGCCTGGCCAGCCAGGGCAAAGACTTGGTAGACAAAAAT CTGGATCGTTTCCTCCCCATCTCCAAACTGAAATATTACTTTGCTGTGGACACAGTTTACGTGTGCAAGAAACTCGGACTGCTCGTCTTCCCCTACATGCACCAG aACTGGGAAGTGAGCTACCAACAGGACACCCCAGTGGCTCCACGCTTTGATATCAACGCTCCTGACTTGTACATTCCAG CAATGGGTTTCATCACATACATCCTGGTGTCTGGGTTAGCACTTGGAACACAGAACAG gttTACCCCTGAGATCCTGGGCATGCAGGCCAGCTCGGCCCTGGTGTGGCTCATCATGGAGGTGCTGGCTGTCCTCCTTAGTCTCTACCTGGTCACAGTCAACACAGACCTCACCACCATCGACCTTGTGGCCTTCTCCGGATACAAATATGTGGG GATGATTGTAGGGGTCGTGGCAGGGTTACTATTTGGTCGAACGGGTTATTACCTAACGCTGCTGTGGTGCTGTATATCCATCTTCATCTTCATG ATCCGCACATTGAGACTAAAGCTCCTGTCTGAGGCAGCAGCCCAAGGCGTGTTGATCCACGGGGCCAGGAACCAGCTGAGGATGTACCTGACCATGTCCATCGCAGCCGCCCAGCCCATATTCATGTACTGGTTGACCTATCACCTGGTCGGGTAA
- the LOC123993032 gene encoding protein YIF1B-like isoform X1: MDMDYTATQSGFTQCKLLGQRIDPKLRMRNTSKDRTDPSQLFHDTSAAPGVEPAGFPRQGVGVMGYPGQTLLSDPMSNLAMAYGSSLASQGKDLVDKNLDRFLPISKLKYYFAVDTVYVCKKLGLLVFPYMHQNWEVSYQQDTPVAPRFDINAPDLYIPAMGFITYILVSGLALGTQNRFTPEILGMQASSALVWLIMEVLAVLLSLYLVTVNTDLTTIDLVAFSGYKYVGMIVGVVAGLLFGRTGYYLTLLWCCISIFIFMIRTLRLKLLSEAAAQGVLIHGARNQLRMYLTMSIAAAQPIFMYWLTYHLVG, from the exons ATGGACATGGATTACACAGCAACCCAAAGTGGGTTCACACAGTGTAAGTTACTTGGTCAAAGGATTG ATCCCAAATTGAGGATGAGGAACACGTCAAAGGACAGAACAGATCCCAGCCAGCTGTTTCACGACACCAGCGCAGCGCCGGGGGTGGAGCCCGCTGGGTTCCCGCGCCAGGGTGTTGGTGTGATGGGCTACCCCGGCCAGACCCTCCTCTCAGACCCCATGTCCAACTTGGCCATGGCGTACGGAAGCAGCCTGGCCAGCCAGGGCAAAGACTTGGTAGACAAAAAT CTGGATCGTTTCCTCCCCATCTCCAAACTGAAATATTACTTTGCTGTGGACACAGTTTACGTGTGCAAGAAACTCGGACTGCTCGTCTTCCCCTACATGCACCAG aACTGGGAAGTGAGCTACCAACAGGACACCCCAGTGGCTCCACGCTTTGATATCAACGCTCCTGACTTGTACATTCCAG CAATGGGTTTCATCACATACATCCTGGTGTCTGGGTTAGCACTTGGAACACAGAACAG gttTACCCCTGAGATCCTGGGCATGCAGGCCAGCTCGGCCCTGGTGTGGCTCATCATGGAGGTGCTGGCTGTCCTCCTTAGTCTCTACCTGGTCACAGTCAACACAGACCTCACCACCATCGACCTTGTGGCCTTCTCCGGATACAAATATGTGGG GATGATTGTAGGGGTCGTGGCAGGGTTACTATTTGGTCGAACGGGTTATTACCTAACGCTGCTGTGGTGCTGTATATCCATCTTCATCTTCATG ATCCGCACATTGAGACTAAAGCTCCTGTCTGAGGCAGCAGCCCAAGGCGTGTTGATCCACGGGGCCAGGAACCAGCTGAGGATGTACCTGACCATGTCCATCGCAGCCGCCCAGCCCATATTCATGTACTGGTTGACCTATCACCTGGTCGGGTAA